One window from the genome of [Clostridium] celerecrescens 18A encodes:
- a CDS encoding BlaI/MecI/CopY family transcriptional regulator: MNQLPQISEAEYEVMKVLWNDAPISTNEVTDKLVKTTNWNPKTIHTLLKRLVQKGAATYRKEGRVFVYTPLVEKKEYLTKENDHFLNRFYNGKISSMVTNYLNSDYVSSEDLAELRKLLLGGQEEER; the protein is encoded by the coding sequence ATGAATCAACTGCCGCAAATATCCGAAGCAGAATATGAGGTAATGAAGGTGCTATGGAATGACGCCCCCATCAGTACCAACGAAGTGACGGACAAACTGGTGAAGACCACTAACTGGAACCCAAAGACCATTCACACACTCTTAAAAAGACTGGTTCAAAAGGGTGCTGCCACCTATCGGAAGGAAGGCCGTGTTTTCGTCTATACCCCGCTCGTGGAAAAAAAAGAATATTTAACGAAAGAAAATGATCATTTTTTAAACCGTTTCTATAACGGTAAGATATCAAGCATGGTGACCAACTATTTAAACAGTGATTATGTATCAAGCGAAGACCTGGCAGAACTGAGAAAGCTTCTTCTGGGCGGACAAGAGGAGGAACGTTGA
- a CDS encoding carbohydrate ABC transporter permease, with product MKDWNSKSALRGSKIVKKNLQAYSFMLPNLILFTICSLYPVVWTLKYVFFQYGGYGTGVPRFVGLANFARVFRDKVYWESVIHTFTYGFGKVIFIIPLAFFLAFLLNQQKSGNGAAQSIVFLPTIMSSAVMGLVFYLLFNAYNGEVNKYLMTAGLIQKPINWLGKEHAMKTLILTAVWGGVGNYMVYFIAGIQQVSGEAIESARIDGAGKLQTIWYIIIPMLGPILKIILMLAITSAFHDITNVMVLTEGGPNNATMVMSLYGYRYFFPISAAEATVPQYGYGAAVSVISAVIAGMVTVGYLRISKKLDEIY from the coding sequence ATGAAAGACTGGAATAGCAAAAGTGCCTTGCGGGGAAGTAAGATTGTGAAAAAAAACCTGCAGGCCTATTCATTTATGCTTCCTAACTTGATTTTGTTCACCATCTGTTCCCTCTATCCGGTGGTATGGACTTTGAAATATGTATTCTTCCAGTATGGGGGATATGGAACAGGAGTACCGAGATTTGTGGGCCTTGCTAACTTTGCCCGGGTGTTCCGGGATAAAGTTTATTGGGAAAGTGTGATCCATACTTTTACATACGGTTTCGGGAAGGTAATTTTTATCATTCCTCTGGCCTTTTTTCTGGCATTTCTTTTAAATCAGCAAAAAAGTGGGAATGGTGCGGCCCAGAGCATTGTATTTTTACCTACCATTATGAGCTCTGCGGTCATGGGTCTGGTGTTTTATCTGCTTTTTAATGCTTACAATGGAGAGGTCAACAAGTATTTAATGACGGCAGGCCTGATACAAAAACCAATAAACTGGCTGGGGAAAGAACATGCCATGAAAACCCTGATTCTGACAGCGGTCTGGGGCGGTGTTGGGAATTACATGGTATATTTCATAGCTGGAATCCAGCAGGTATCCGGGGAAGCAATCGAAAGCGCCAGGATCGACGGGGCCGGCAAGCTTCAGACCATCTGGTACATCATCATTCCAATGCTGGGACCCATATTAAAAATTATACTTATGCTGGCGATCACCTCAGCGTTTCACGACATTACCAATGTGATGGTATTAACCGAGGGCGGCCCCAACAATGCGACCATGGTCATGTCCCTGTACGGATACCGTTACTTCTTCCCCATATCAGCGGCAGAAGCCACGGTTCCCCAATATGGCTACGGTGCTGCGGTCAGCGTCATATCCGCAGTAATTGCTGGTATGGTAACCGTAGGTTATCTGCGAATATCTAAAAAACTGGATGAAATTTATTAA
- a CDS encoding carbohydrate ABC transporter permease: MKNWNGKHISKAAWLSLAGKWVFLGIMILFTLYPVIYTVLGSLKTNAELTQGGGFFPEKWHFENYYQAFVQADFTKYTFNSIVVSVSVTLLAVVTCSLAGFILARREFAGKKVLLALYLSMMFVSLGSVTLYPIYELLRALKLNKSIFALIVALTGGQATNVFLVMGFTKGIPKELDEAAIIDGCSIYGVYTRVVLPLSKPILAVVALFSFRNAWNDYITSLIMTISMPKLQTLTVAVVQLKYSVNAAAEWHIMLAGASIAIIPILIVYLFANKQFIAGLTAGAVKG, encoded by the coding sequence ATGAAAAACTGGAATGGAAAACATATATCAAAAGCCGCCTGGCTTTCTTTGGCCGGAAAATGGGTATTTCTGGGCATTATGATTTTATTTACGCTTTATCCGGTCATCTATACAGTGCTGGGATCTTTGAAAACCAATGCAGAGCTGACCCAGGGCGGCGGCTTTTTTCCGGAGAAATGGCATTTTGAGAATTATTACCAGGCCTTTGTCCAGGCAGACTTTACAAAATATACGTTCAACAGCATTGTGGTCAGCGTTTCCGTTACACTTCTGGCTGTGGTTACCTGCTCACTGGCAGGTTTTATTCTGGCCAGAAGAGAGTTTGCCGGGAAAAAGGTGCTCTTAGCCCTTTACTTATCCATGATGTTCGTATCCTTAGGGTCAGTTACCCTTTATCCGATTTACGAATTACTGCGGGCATTAAAGTTAAATAAGTCCATATTTGCCCTTATTGTGGCACTTACGGGAGGGCAGGCCACCAATGTTTTTCTGGTCATGGGTTTTACAAAAGGAATTCCAAAGGAGCTTGATGAGGCGGCCATCATTGACGGCTGCAGCATTTACGGAGTTTATACCCGGGTGGTTCTGCCTCTAAGTAAGCCGATCCTGGCGGTAGTAGCCTTATTTTCTTTCCGGAATGCCTGGAATGATTATATCACCAGCCTGATCATGACGATTTCTATGCCGAAGCTTCAGACTCTTACCGTGGCGGTTGTCCAGCTAAAATATTCTGTTAATGCCGCGGCAGAGTGGCACATCATGCTGGCGGGAGCGTCCATCGCCATCATTCCGATCCTGATTGTCTATTTGTTTGCCAACAAACAGTTCATTGCAGGCCTTACGGCAGGTGCGGTAAAAGGATAG
- a CDS encoding ABC transporter substrate-binding protein — protein MKLRRFSGILMAGLMAAGTLGGCSGTKTDTTTAAAGGQTAAQTEAEKTQSASGEKTVIKVWSKDRHDATYVQKKVDEYNASNTDNIQVDYQLYTDNYVQAIDMAVQSGELPDILVQQDQMFDKYVNEGQWADFYDYIDSDMKEYFKSVVYPGYNELDGKLYFIPTTGTTCRLFYNKEIFDRVGISEPPKTLEEVVEYAKKINTELSKEGIYGFAENMKSASSGLQRSMCVGLDRETGLVRGYDFVKGEYDFSQWADTLKLWKELLSDECAFPGCESLDIDPLRTQFAAGKIGMYMSYSHAEPGVYQNQFPMDSSKWDCVPIPTVGGKTTGKQYFTGTGSYVLNAKSPNVDKAFKVYKDIFANEDYLIGYYEGGFGVSILPSVIEKAKPGQDFQDKKWLLISDIDALLPKPPHTAFASGMVVEGEDMFKTCESIYYGDADIDSTLKDLTDRYNKAYQEAVKNGSGHEVKIENYDPMNPTLQ, from the coding sequence ATGAAATTAAGGAGATTTAGCGGCATACTGATGGCAGGGCTGATGGCGGCTGGAACGCTGGGCGGATGTTCAGGCACCAAGACAGATACCACAACAGCGGCAGCTGGCGGGCAGACGGCTGCTCAGACAGAAGCGGAAAAGACTCAGTCAGCGAGTGGGGAAAAAACCGTCATTAAGGTCTGGTCCAAAGACCGGCATGACGCCACCTATGTTCAGAAAAAAGTAGACGAATACAATGCAAGTAACACGGATAACATTCAGGTAGATTATCAGCTTTACACGGATAATTATGTGCAGGCCATTGATATGGCGGTACAAAGCGGGGAGCTTCCTGATATTCTGGTACAGCAGGACCAGATGTTTGATAAATATGTAAACGAGGGGCAGTGGGCAGATTTTTATGATTACATAGATTCTGATATGAAAGAATATTTTAAATCTGTGGTTTATCCTGGTTACAACGAACTGGATGGAAAGCTGTATTTCATCCCAACCACCGGAACTACCTGCCGTCTTTTCTATAACAAAGAAATCTTTGACCGTGTAGGGATTTCGGAACCTCCAAAAACACTGGAAGAAGTAGTGGAGTATGCTAAAAAAATCAATACGGAATTATCCAAAGAAGGAATTTATGGATTTGCAGAAAATATGAAAAGTGCCAGCTCCGGCTTGCAGCGTTCCATGTGCGTCGGCCTGGATCGAGAGACCGGACTGGTACGTGGATACGACTTCGTAAAGGGAGAGTACGACTTTTCACAGTGGGCAGATACTTTGAAGCTTTGGAAGGAACTGCTGTCTGACGAATGTGCGTTTCCTGGATGTGAATCACTGGATATCGATCCCTTAAGAACCCAGTTTGCAGCCGGCAAGATTGGTATGTATATGTCTTACAGCCATGCAGAGCCAGGGGTTTACCAGAATCAGTTCCCCATGGATTCCTCTAAATGGGACTGCGTTCCAATTCCAACCGTTGGCGGAAAAACCACAGGAAAGCAGTATTTTACCGGTACAGGTAGTTATGTTTTAAATGCAAAAAGTCCTAACGTGGATAAAGCATTTAAGGTTTATAAGGATATCTTTGCAAATGAGGATTATTTAATCGGATACTACGAAGGCGGATTTGGTGTAAGTATTCTACCTAGCGTTATTGAAAAGGCAAAGCCAGGTCAGGATTTCCAGGATAAAAAATGGCTGCTCATCAGTGATATTGATGCCCTCCTTCCAAAGCCTCCCCACACTGCCTTCGCATCTGGCATGGTGGTGGAAGGTGAGGATATGTTTAAAACCTGCGAATCTATTTATTATGGAGATGCAGATATAGATTCTACCTTAAAGGATCTGACAGACCGTTACAATAAAGCGTATCAGGAAGCAGTGAAAAACGGAAGCGGTCATGAAGTAAAGATTGAAAACTATGACCCGATGAATCCAACTTTACAGTAA
- a CDS encoding histidine kinase, with the protein MKKFINNLRFRSKIIWLFGIMFFFTTAISGLSYYQYASNDIEENFKVGAEDVLAQIVDTLGQRLGVINQRAKGMLANYTFMVTLSDYLNNPNDINLVKALGTIPDFMRDFETGEGLIHSTYIYTDKGSFDNFVRMRNWEFDFKESVYYKSYQTGGGDAIRWFPIWKDEIFQDNDLVIPCVWQFSVQGYVGNEYLVIQLKKTELERLLEGKYEFFDKILILDGAGNVMIGSTDMDPEELRKLSESREGGSNVITSDFQYEGDSYLVTYERLKENGWQIYGLKSRQSILGSLKILRNTIFEITGVIFLLGVAVILLLSHQLTNSLRRLEKRMSCVEKGDLGVRFFYPYKDEVGSLAKSFNYMIGEIQSLVRKQEETIEELKRERDYVAEVQKQKRKAELKALQAQINPHFLYNTLNAITWQAADQGAEEISILSNSLGKFFRIGLSKGAEVITLREELEHVSSYLDIQSIRYHSRLSYEIHADDKCLDFRMIKLILQPLAENSIYHGIKEKQGAGIIKISVSEEGSCKDTVTELVVWDNGAGIPEEKLAFINETLKKGGTDCEAGYGIYNVNERIRLFYGKEYGLYYESSFGHWTKAVLRIPAMTEEVE; encoded by the coding sequence ATGAAGAAATTTATAAACAATTTAAGATTCCGCAGTAAAATCATCTGGCTGTTCGGAATCATGTTTTTCTTTACAACCGCCATCAGTGGATTATCCTATTACCAATACGCATCCAATGATATTGAAGAGAATTTCAAAGTGGGGGCAGAGGACGTCCTGGCTCAGATTGTGGATACCTTAGGCCAGCGGCTGGGCGTCATCAATCAGAGGGCCAAGGGAATGCTTGCTAATTATACTTTTATGGTAACCCTTTCCGATTATCTGAATAATCCAAATGACATCAACCTGGTAAAAGCCTTAGGGACCATACCGGATTTCATGAGAGACTTTGAGACCGGAGAGGGGCTGATCCACTCCACCTATATATATACGGATAAAGGGAGCTTTGATAATTTTGTACGCATGAGAAATTGGGAGTTTGATTTTAAAGAGTCTGTTTATTACAAAAGCTATCAGACAGGCGGAGGCGATGCCATCCGCTGGTTCCCGATATGGAAAGATGAGATCTTTCAGGACAATGACCTGGTGATACCCTGTGTCTGGCAGTTCAGCGTTCAGGGCTATGTGGGAAATGAATATCTGGTGATCCAGTTAAAAAAAACCGAACTGGAACGCCTTTTAGAAGGAAAATATGAATTTTTTGACAAAATACTCATTCTGGATGGGGCAGGAAATGTAATGATAGGTTCCACTGATATGGATCCGGAAGAACTAAGGAAGCTTTCGGAATCCAGGGAAGGGGGAAGCAATGTCATTACCAGCGATTTTCAGTACGAAGGAGATTCCTATCTGGTCACCTATGAACGTCTTAAGGAAAACGGCTGGCAGATTTATGGGCTGAAATCAAGGCAGAGCATACTGGGAAGTCTGAAAATCCTCAGAAACACGATTTTTGAGATCACGGGTGTTATTTTCTTACTGGGAGTAGCGGTCATTCTGTTGTTGTCCCACCAGCTGACCAATTCCTTAAGACGGTTGGAAAAGCGTATGAGCTGCGTGGAAAAAGGTGATCTGGGAGTTCGGTTTTTCTACCCCTATAAGGATGAAGTGGGAAGCCTTGCTAAATCTTTTAACTATATGATCGGAGAGATCCAGAGTCTGGTCCGGAAGCAGGAGGAGACCATTGAGGAGCTGAAACGGGAGCGGGATTATGTGGCCGAGGTTCAGAAGCAGAAGCGGAAAGCGGAATTAAAGGCCCTGCAGGCTCAGATTAATCCTCATTTCCTCTATAATACTTTAAATGCCATCACCTGGCAGGCCGCAGATCAGGGAGCAGAAGAAATCAGCATCCTTTCTAATTCACTTGGTAAGTTTTTCAGGATCGGCCTAAGTAAGGGGGCAGAGGTGATCACCCTTCGGGAAGAACTGGAACATGTGTCAAGCTATTTAGACATCCAGAGCATCCGCTATCATTCCCGTTTAAGCTATGAAATCCATGCGGATGACAAATGCCTGGATTTCCGGATGATCAAGCTGATCCTGCAGCCTCTGGCTGAAAATTCCATATATCATGGAATCAAAGAGAAGCAGGGGGCCGGTATCATAAAGATCTCCGTCAGTGAAGAAGGATCTTGCAAAGATACGGTCACGGAGCTTGTAGTGTGGGATAATGGGGCAGGGATTCCGGAAGAAAAGCTTGCATTCATCAATGAAACCTTAAAAAAGGGCGG
- a CDS encoding RHS repeat-associated core domain-containing protein, which produces MVISEQEYSYGKNGKKIREVSREYVEGKQTLLLETKYRYNHKGQLSRQEDPGNAGKDYTYDIYGNRQSFQLTREGNASPVVSLYYTYDDLYRSKQVRKNFAAGVILAEYEYDEKGNRKTLRYPQSGMETSYQYNDGNRVISLENRRQGTVISASEYGYDVDGNILSKINKTGSSHVTIFYQYDRLGRMTEEDYSGWKRTFYTYDAYSNRVKMMVEGRTKDELVSVTNYEYGLNNRLEKEIKKQGKITETYRYRYDDNGNETFRIWEKTSPTPDYPGTVKLSGHYKRETPTVYEWRHYDGFNQLIQINQDDKEILYQYRGDGLRHSTQVRKLTESQGKTNLYCWDGNDIVAEQADGEQIKTYIRGINLIAEEIDRVVYYYILKYDAFGVERNPDKEDENPFRYCGEYLNLETNSYYLRARYYRTVTGRFKSEDTLRCVINQLPNKQEVSDPLSLNLYTYCHNNPVRYTDPTGHLPFLIVAGLVGLAAGAIAGGISSAVSGKFSMKAVLQGAAIGSTIGLTGGAALAYGVTGSALASTGAVMSGLGFGAATVGPAGATGFEQARQLLQAQQMRAVEGAGKADIGNKLDYVFGQATGSAHNIQRSQSMASELAHIGIQDTPANRALLQSHFESVGINLNNIAGTELRSYIANGQTFNYTAIIRESFFMGPSGGAGFRTVWEGYRLLTIIILGGQ; this is translated from the coding sequence ATGGTAATCAGCGAGCAGGAGTATTCCTATGGTAAAAACGGCAAGAAGATACGAGAAGTCAGCCGGGAATACGTGGAAGGAAAACAAACCCTACTCCTGGAGACGAAGTACCGCTACAATCATAAAGGCCAGCTGTCCCGCCAGGAAGATCCGGGAAATGCAGGGAAGGATTATACTTATGATATATATGGAAACCGTCAGTCCTTTCAACTGACCCGGGAAGGAAACGCAAGCCCGGTTGTCAGTCTGTATTATACGTATGATGATTTATACCGTTCAAAGCAGGTAAGAAAAAACTTTGCTGCCGGGGTGATACTGGCCGAGTACGAATACGATGAAAAGGGCAACCGTAAAACCCTCCGCTATCCGCAGTCCGGTATGGAAACCAGCTATCAGTATAATGATGGCAACCGGGTAATATCTTTGGAGAATAGACGGCAGGGAACCGTGATTTCTGCATCGGAATATGGCTATGATGTGGATGGGAATATTCTAAGTAAGATCAACAAAACCGGTTCTTCCCACGTTACCATATTCTATCAATATGACCGACTGGGTCGTATGACTGAAGAAGATTATTCCGGCTGGAAGCGGACATTTTATACCTATGATGCCTATTCCAACCGTGTGAAAATGATGGTGGAAGGAAGAACAAAGGATGAACTGGTCAGTGTTACCAATTATGAGTATGGTTTGAACAACCGGCTGGAAAAGGAAATAAAAAAGCAAGGTAAAATAACGGAAACGTATCGGTATCGTTATGATGATAATGGAAATGAAACCTTCCGGATTTGGGAGAAAACATCGCCAACACCAGACTATCCGGGAACTGTCAAGTTATCGGGGCATTATAAAAGGGAGACACCGACCGTTTATGAGTGGAGACATTATGATGGATTCAACCAATTGATCCAGATTAACCAGGATGACAAAGAGATTCTATATCAGTACCGTGGAGATGGCCTGCGCCACAGCACCCAGGTGAGGAAACTGACCGAAAGCCAGGGGAAAACGAATTTGTATTGTTGGGATGGAAATGATATCGTAGCGGAACAGGCTGACGGTGAACAGATTAAAACCTATATAAGAGGAATCAATTTGATTGCCGAAGAAATCGATCGTGTGGTATACTACTATATATTAAAGTATGATGCTTTTGGAGTTGAGAGAAATCCCGATAAGGAGGATGAGAATCCGTTCCGGTATTGTGGGGAGTATCTGAACTTAGAGACGAATTCCTATTACTTAAGAGCAAGGTATTATAGAACTGTAACTGGGCGTTTTAAAAGCGAGGATACGCTCCGATGTGTTATAAATCAATTGCCGAATAAGCAAGAAGTGAGTGACCCACTATCGCTTAACCTGTATACTTATTGCCATAATAATCCGGTGAGATATACTGACCCTACAGGACATCTTCCATTTTTAATTGTTGCAGGACTAGTTGGTTTAGCAGCTGGAGCGATTGCAGGTGGAATTTCATCGGCAGTTAGTGGTAAGTTTTCAATGAAAGCAGTTCTTCAGGGTGCTGCAATCGGGAGTACGATCGGTCTAACCGGAGGCGCAGCTCTTGCATATGGTGTTACTGGCAGTGCTCTTGCATCAACTGGTGCAGTTATGTCAGGTCTTGGATTTGGAGCAGCAACAGTGGGGCCTGCTGGAGCAACTGGTTTTGAACAGGCTCGGCAGTTACTGCAGGCACAACAAATGAGAGCTGTTGAGGGCGCGGGGAAAGCTGATATTGGCAATAAACTTGATTATGTATTTGGTCAGGCAACCGGGAGTGCTCATAATATTCAGCGTTCACAATCAATGGCAAGTGAACTAGCTCACATTGGTATTCAGGATACGCCAGCAAATCGCGCATTACTTCAAAGTCATTTTGAGAGTGTCGGCATTAATCTAAACAACATTGCTGGCACAGAATTGAGGTCATATATCGCTAATGGTCAAACTTTTAATTATACTGCAATAATTCGAGAAAGTTTTTTTATGGGACCGAGTGGTGGTGCCGGATTTAGAACTGTTTGGGAAGGGTATAGACTTTTAACTATTATTATACTAGGAGGGCAATAA
- a CDS encoding BlaR1 family beta-lactam sensor/signal transducer, which yields MPDSFMTRLCFNSVVLAILLIAILLVRKLLNQQLTARIRYNLWFLFLFVLAAPFLPCSFLFPGYVFKLLRFFGGSFSPEHAGTLGAAYKTAAATEYFLQDFSVSVSRVAHPGLPTVLTGIWITGMVLMTGFHIHFSRKIRQLKRSSLPLQNKEIRELFATCMEESGVRKEIPIYSSAYISSPIAAGLWNPCIIVPINMISELSKKEIRYILLHEILHCKHKDLLVNRLMALAQIIYWFHPFVWFAFKEMRSDREIACDSSVLSLLDSESYLDYGSTLINFAEKISLFSYSAASISGSRKEIKRRILNIAGYRKESRWRVVKGRILFTVIAALVLGCIPVLSADAYTGTEYDFTAENVTTLDLSSYFKGYDGCFVLYCLNSGQYCIYNREAGTRRVSPDSTYKIYSALAALETGTITPEASLLSWDGTSYPFEAWNQDQTLDTAMKSSVNWYFTSLDEKTGLSRLKQYLDTIGYGNKDLSGGIGRYWIQSSLKISPVEQVKLLARFYQDELPFRQENIKAVKESLLLSSSNGASLYGKTGTGTVEGENVNGWFIGFVETGDETYVFATNVQGGAQANGSMAGKITLDILNDEEIYAQLP from the coding sequence ATGCCTGATTCTTTTATGACACGCCTTTGTTTTAACAGCGTGGTCCTGGCCATTTTGCTTATCGCAATCCTGCTGGTCAGGAAATTATTAAATCAACAGCTGACTGCAAGAATCCGGTACAATCTTTGGTTTCTGTTTCTGTTTGTGCTGGCTGCCCCATTTCTGCCATGCTCTTTTCTTTTTCCTGGATATGTGTTTAAGCTGCTGCGTTTTTTTGGGGGTTCCTTTTCGCCTGAGCATGCAGGTACTTTAGGGGCTGCCTATAAAACCGCGGCAGCAACTGAATATTTCCTCCAGGATTTTTCTGTTTCCGTAAGCCGTGTAGCGCATCCGGGACTTCCTACTGTTTTAACTGGTATCTGGATCACTGGCATGGTATTAATGACTGGTTTTCATATCCATTTCAGCAGGAAAATCAGGCAGCTGAAAAGGTCCTCTCTTCCACTTCAGAATAAGGAGATACGGGAACTATTTGCAACATGTATGGAAGAATCTGGTGTTAGAAAAGAAATACCGATTTATAGCAGCGCTTATATTTCCTCTCCTATTGCGGCCGGATTATGGAACCCCTGCATCATTGTTCCTATTAATATGATTTCGGAGCTTTCCAAAAAGGAAATCCGGTATATTCTTCTCCATGAGATTTTACACTGCAAACACAAGGACCTTCTGGTAAACAGGCTTATGGCTCTGGCACAGATTATCTACTGGTTCCATCCTTTTGTCTGGTTTGCTTTTAAGGAAATGAGAAGCGATCGGGAGATTGCCTGCGATTCATCAGTCCTGTCCCTGCTGGATTCGGAAAGCTATCTGGATTATGGAAGTACGCTGATAAATTTTGCAGAAAAGATATCCCTATTTTCCTATTCCGCCGCCAGTATCAGCGGCTCAAGGAAAGAGATAAAAAGGCGCATTCTGAACATTGCCGGTTACCGCAAAGAATCCAGGTGGCGTGTGGTGAAAGGCAGAATTCTTTTTACTGTGATTGCAGCACTGGTGCTGGGTTGTATTCCGGTATTGTCTGCAGATGCTTACACCGGTACAGAATACGACTTTACGGCTGAAAATGTAACCACGCTGGATTTATCCTCTTATTTCAAAGGATACGATGGCTGTTTTGTTCTGTATTGCCTGAATTCGGGACAGTACTGCATCTATAATCGGGAAGCTGGGACAAGGAGGGTTTCCCCGGATTCCACTTATAAGATTTACAGTGCCTTAGCAGCCCTGGAAACTGGAACCATAACTCCGGAAGCTTCCCTGCTTTCCTGGGATGGGACCAGTTACCCTTTTGAAGCCTGGAACCAGGACCAGACTCTTGATACTGCAATGAAGAGTTCGGTTAACTGGTATTTCACTTCCCTGGATGAAAAGACCGGGCTGTCCAGGTTAAAGCAATACTTAGATACTATCGGATATGGCAACAAGGACTTATCCGGCGGAATAGGGCGTTACTGGATCCAATCTTCGTTAAAGATTTCACCGGTTGAGCAGGTGAAGCTTTTAGCTCGGTTCTATCAGGATGAGCTTCCATTCAGACAGGAGAATATAAAGGCGGTAAAAGAGTCCTTACTCCTCTCTTCTTCCAATGGTGCTTCCCTGTACGGGAAAACCGGGACCGGGACTGTGGAAGGGGAGAATGTAAATGGATGGTTCATCGGCTTTGTGGAGACAGGAGATGAAACCTATGTGTTTGCAACAAATGTTCAGGGTGGGGCTCAGGCGAATGGAAGTATGGCAGGAAAAATTACATTGGATATTTTAAATGATGAAGAAATTTATGCCCAATTACCTTAA